The sequence below is a genomic window from Synechococcus sp. PCC 7335.
CCGTTCCCATTAGGTTAACGTTGATGGTATGCATCCAGCCTTCATCGTCGATATCGTCTAAAAAATCACCGACTGCGCCCGTGATACCTGCTGAATGAACGACAATCTCAGCAGGCCTGCCAAAGTGCTCGACTACCTGATCGCGGGCTGCTTCTACCTGCTCTAGGCTCGTAATGTCAGCTTTGACTGGAAACGGTTCGCCAAAGGATTTGAGATCGTCAATCTCATCAAAGGAGCGATTCAAGATTGCTACTTTAGCACCCTCTTTCAGCAAGATTTCAGCCGTCGCTTTACCAATGCCAGAGTCACCCCCTGTCACTACAGCGATTCGATCTTTTAGCCCTAAGTCCATGAAATGTGTCTTCCTATTAAATGTCTGAATCTGGTTTGAATCAACAGCCAAGCTGCGCTTTCAATTTAGAGTGCTAGGCCGACATGTAGTGCACGTGTGCAACAAAAGCTTAGACAACCAGATTTTCCAAGGCCAAAATTAAAGGATATAGCAATGTGCGGATGCATACTCTGCGAGAAGGCAAAGCCTACGTGCATTGCGAGTCACTTAGCCTGTTGAAACACAAGGGTTATAGCCAATGACTATGCCGTAAGCTAAGTGATCAAAGCTATAGATGCCTGAACAAAAAGTCAGACACTTTACAGAAGGCGTACAATGATGGCCGGTTAGACATTCAAGGGAAATCACGCCTCATGAAGCCATCCCCAAAGGCCGTTGTCTTACTCTCTGGTGGGCTAGACTCAGCTACCTGCGCTGCCCAAGCAATTGCAGATGGCTATGACGTAATTGCGCTGTCTTTCAACTACGGTCAGCGTCATGATAGAGAGCTGCTGGCCGCGCGAGAACTGGTCAGTGCTTTGGACATCACGGAGCATCAGATAATAGATATTAATTTAGCTCAGTGGGGCGGTTCGTCTTTGACCGATCGGACTATGGTCATTCCGACTGAGGGTAAAGACTTAGACGCTAAGGTGATTCCATCGACCTATGTACCAGGGCGCAATACTGTGTTTATTGCGATCGCTCTTTCCCTGGCTGAAGCTAGCGGAGCGATCGCTATTTATCTTGGTATCAACGCTGTCGATTACTCTGGCTATCCAGACTGTCGGCCCGACTACCTAGCTGCTTTTCAGACGTTAGCATCCCTATCTTCAAAAGCTGGACTTGAAAATCGCGCTCCTAAGCTTGTGGCCCCCCTCATTTCAGATTCTAAAGTTGACATCGTTCATAGAGCCTTGAACCTAGGCGTCCCGATTGAAAAAACCTGGTCTTGCTATAGCGGAGAAGATCTTCCTTGCGGCCGCTGTGACTCTTGTCGAATTAGAAACGATGCTTTAGTCAAAGCGGGTAGGCGCGATTTGGCGACGTTTTCTGAAGTGACCAGGCCATCCCCACCGGACAGGACCTGTCACAATGATAGGTAGAAATCAAAGCAGTAGAAGCACAAGATAGAGCGATATGGCTAGTAAGAACAAGACATCTCGTCAAAAGGGCTCAGCTAACAAAAATCAGAAGACTAACTCACCAAACAGTCTGAAAGCGAACTCAAGGACCAAAGACATTCCTAGAAAAACGCCGCCAAAGGGCATGAGTCAAGCGCGCTATGACAAACTAGTCGCGGAATCTCAAGCGCCTTATAAAGGTTTGAGAAAGTTTATGTACGCTGCTTTTGGGGCCTCCGGTGCAGTTGGCGGATTCGTTTTTTTTACAAAGATCTTAGCTGGACGAGATCTGGCTGCATCGCTGCCAAATCTCGCTTTGCAACTTGGTGTTGTCGCTCTGATGGTGTTTTTATTTCGTTGGGAAGACCGCAATCAAGAAGATGGCTAGTAGCGGTGAGTACTCAACAAGTAGCGACTATGAGTAATTCTTCAAAATTACCGATCGTACTAGTTCACGGTATCTGGAATCGAGCGGAGATTTTTACAACCCTCAAAACCTATCTAGAAGCGAACGACCATGTTGTCTACGCACTGACTATGACGCCTAACAATGGCGACGCATTGTTAGAGAGCTTAGCCCGTCAACTTGCTACCTTTATCGATAGCAGGCTAGCACCCCAACAGCAATTTAACCTGTTGGGATTTAGTATGGGAGGATTGGTGAGCCGCTACTATGTGCAGCGACTAGGCGGATTGAGTAGAGTAGAAAAGTTTGTGACGGTTTCTACGCCGCACCGAGGAACATTCTTAGCACTGGGTAGCGATCGCCCGGGCATCCGTCAAATGTGTCCAAACAGCGATTTTATCAAAGCGCTTAACCAGGATGCAGACTGTTTGAAAGTGCTTCAGTTCTTTTCTTTTTGGACACCCTTTGACCTTCTAATTTTGCCACCATGGAGTTCTTTAATTGGCAGCGGACAGACACGGCGACTACTGATCCCTAGTCACAACCGTATGATTAGAGATCAACAGGCACTTTTTGTCATTGCCCAAGCACTAGCTTGACTGTCGCTTTGCACGCTGTGCTAGATGTAGAGCATACTGGCCGAAAGCTGTATGTAACAACAGCCAAAGAGACTTATGGTCCTTGCCTAGATAGGGTGAGCGCTATACTTTCCGGCTTTTCGCTAGGTCTTTCTATTAGCTGCTCTATCGGCTTTTAACCCTCTGTTTTGAAGAATTACTTCTCTCAAAGAATAAAGTAGAGCAAAACATCACTCCGTCTTGTCTCCTACCTTTGAATACTGATGTTCTCCAAACACTGCGCTGGGATAGACGTAATACTTAAACTCCAGCAGGTTATGAAAGGGATCTTCTAGGAAGAAGGTTCGATGCTCAATGCGATCACCTTTGAATCGATGCTTAGGCTGCTGGTAGAAGGTCAGCTTTTTCTCCTTAGCCCTAGTCAATGCTGCTTCCCACTCTTGTTCTGTTTCAAAAGTAAGACCGAAATGTCTTGGATAAATCCCTGTTTGTGCCGTGGTGGGCTCTTTCACGACATGGGCAACTAGTTGGTGACCACCTAGGTTTAGAATCAGTGAACCCTTACCCTCTCTACCGACCTCACAACCGAGCCCTTCAACATAGAAGTGTTTGGTCTGGGGAATATCTGCGATAGGGAAAGAAAGATGAAAGATAGTACTCATAAAACCTCCATAGTCCAGTCGCTTTAATAATCTCTTTGAAAGGATTACTGTTTTGTAATGGGGACTACAGCCAAAATAGCAGTCAGGCAAGTAAACCTGAAGTATGCTAACACCGTATTTGTACGACGTAGTCAGCCACCACCAGAGACTGTCCCTAGTAACTATGTCTAGAATAGACTTCTCTAAAGCCTTGTAATCCTTACTCTAGAAGCAATCTAGAAACGCCTTATGTCAATTTACGTTGGAAATCTATCGTTTGATGCTACTCGCGATGACATCAACGAAGTCTTTGTTGAGTACGGTTCAGTTAAGTCTGTGAAGGTTCCTACCGATCGCGAAACCGGTCGAGTGAGAGGTTTCGCGTTTGTAGAGATGTCTAGTGATGCAGAGGAAGAAGCGGCCATTGCCGCTTTAGATGGGGCTGAGTGGATGGGTCGCACACTAAAGGTAAACAAGGCTAGACCTAGGACCTAAGTCTCTTCAGACTATACGGCCATCAACATAGTACGCCTTGACTTAAAACAGTCCCGAATTTGACTGTTCTCTCCGCATCTGCAGTTTATTGTACAAAACAGAATTGCACAAAGCGGACAGAGGGCACACTACATGGGGTGCACTCTCAATGCACTCTCTAAGTGCTTTCTCTATGCACCGTCAAGACGTACACCAAAAACCACAACAAGGAGAGGAGCGGCGGCGGTAGCACTCTGCACTTTGTCTGCACCCTTGATAAATACTCTGCTCTGGTTCTGTGGGGCCTAAATAGATAGCAACCCGCCGAATCATTCCGCCGAATCACTCCGCAGATTGCTAAGCCATTTGTGTGTTGTCATTGATATCCTATGCTAGTCGGTCTTTTGCCGGTCAGTCTTCGAGTGCCCTCACCGTGTAGCCTCTATTCCTTAGATAAAGCCGAATGGATAAGGAAAACATGTGACTAGCCTGTTAGCTAGCTTTGATAGCTTTTTCTGACATGCTGTAAGTGCCGTTCCCACCACGGTGCCAAACACCATCACGAGCACCTGCAGACAGGATGTTAGAGATTCGGTTTCGTGCCTTCAGAAAATGACTTTTTGGCATATTTTCTTGAAAGACTAGATTCATCACATCTGCAATCTTAAAGACATTATTCGGCTGAGCCTGTAGTACGCTAACAATAACGTCAGGAAGTGGTGACTTCTTGTAGGTTGTTTGAATATAGCGCTGCCAGTCAGCTTTACCGCTACGCTTGGTTGAAGCTGCGCTCTGCTTCGATTTGGCCGGACGTCCGCGACTAGCCTTAGGTTTTGAAGCTTTTGTTGTGGTTGACTTAGGTGCGGTCGATTGAGTAGAAGACTTACCAGCCTTACGTCTGCCTTTAGTTTTGTTACCTGCAGGCGTCTTTTTGGTCGTTATCTTTGTCGTTGTCGACGCGTCTGTAATCGTCGAAATAGCTGAGGCAGCTGGCTTCTCCCCAGATTCAAACATAGAGATGACCGCCTGAATGCCTTCCCGCTTTTGCTGAAGCTGGGTTAGCTTAGCCTCTAAGACAGTTGCCTGTGCAGATAGCTCGGAATCTACTTCTAGAAGCTGTGGTAAAACAGATGTAGACATACAAAATTTTCTCCTTACAGTTGATACAGAAATTGAATGATATAAAAGATAGAAGAGCGGCCGCTTGACTCAGTCTTTTAGAAATTAATCGCTTGTAGCCTGGTTATCTAGAAGTTGAATTCGTAGAACTCTAGGCAAAAGACCAAAGAGTCTAGAGCGATTGCCTTCGAAAACCTCCGAGGGCGAGAACACCTTACGAAGACTCCCTTAAATTGAAAGGCCTGAGTATCAAACAACAGCTAAACGCCGCAGCCGCCTGCAATTTAGCTATCCTGCAATTCAGCTATCTTCGAGTGATTGTCTCCTCGTATATCCAGTAGCAGGCAAACCTGAAACAAATACCCAACAACGATTCTGTAGAAGCAATTATCCAAGCAGTATTGCAAAAGCATATTTTCTAAAACCATACTTCCTAAAAACATGCCGGAAGACATGCATAGAATAGCTATAGAAGACAACTGCGAAGGCTAAACCCTATCTGAAGCGCTTTTAGGCAAAGATAACTTTCTTGACAATAACACTATTTAATCACTTTCTTCTTTTCAGGCAAGACTTTTCTTAACTTTTTTCGCAAGATTAGGGGAGATTACGGTCAAATTTCGGCTTTTTACCCGTTGTTGCCACCATTTATAACTGACCGAACACTTAGAAGCGTGTACTTAATCAAAAGGAAGAGGATGACTAGCATCAGTAATCCTCCGGCTAGCCATTGACGTAGCTGAATAACAATCCCTAGCTTTTCACCCAAGTTTGGAACAAACCAGAGGCTGAGTAGACCTATGCCTACCCCGTTTGCTAGAAGGATAGGGATTCGTGGCAAGATCCCAAAAGAGATGATAGCAGGCGTCTGTTTGGGTTGTAGCTGCAGTTTCGCCAACAAATTAAACCAGAGCTGACTACATACGATCACAAGGGCTCCTATCGCCGGAGAAGTCAGTGCCGTATAGAACCCTATTAGCTCTAGAACAATAGTACTACGCACGACAAAAAGAAAAGAGTAAAGACGGGCATCACTGGTCTGTTGTAGAGTTTGAAAGATGTTATCTAGGTCTACTTTTGCCATAGTGGCTAATTCTATGCAGAACAGCGCTAGTGCTAGCGCTAGTAGCTGCTGTGCTAAGGCTTCACCAGAGACCGCTTGCCATAACAAGCCAGTGCCAGCTGGAATAAAAGACAAAGGGATGAACTGCCTAGTTGATAGCCAAATCGATTGCACAGCTTCCTCACCAGCAACTTTCACAAATTACGCCAATAGAATCTACTCGAATAAAATCTATAGTAGTCTGTGCTCACAAAACAGCCTGTTCTTAACTTTTCATAGGATTTCTAGGTGGTGATTCATGTCTTCTCCTCGACGCTATATTCTTACTCTTTCTTGTCCGGACCGTGTAGGTATTGTTGCGGCGGTGAGTACCTTGATTTCGAATAACAACGGTTGGATCAACCAGGCTCATCACCATTCTGACCAGCTAGAGCAGCGTTTTTTTACTCGTCAGGAGATCCTGGCGGATTCGCTCAGTTTCCCCATCGAGGAATTGCGTAGCCGGTTTGAGCCAATTGCCGCTCAATTTAAGATGGACTGGAAAATTAGAGACTCGACCAGAAAGACCCGGGTTGTCGTCCTGGTCTCAAAAAGCGGCCACTGTTTGTATGATTTACTATCTCGGTGGAAATCACAAGAGCTCGAGATTGAAATTGCCTGTGTGATCTCTAATCACGAGGTGTTTAGAGGTTTGGTCGAATGGCATGGGATTCCTTACTATTATGTACCGGTAACACCTCAAAAAAAGACAGCGGCTTACTCACAGATGATGTCTTACTTTGAAGCGGTTGATGGCGATGTCATGGTGCTCGCACGCTATATGCAAATACTGCCACCAGAGATGTGTGATCGCTATTCTGGAAAAATCATCAATATTCACCATTCATTTCTCCCTTCTTTTGTCGGTGCAAAGCCCTATCACCAAGCCTATGCACGCGGTGTAAAGCTGATTGGAGCTACCTGTCACTACGTCACCGAAGATCTCGATTGCGGACCGATCATTGATCAAGATGTGTTGCGCATTGACCATTCTGACGCGCCAAGAGACCTGGTCCGCTACGGTAAAGATATCGAGAAGACCGTTCTTGCTAGAGGGTTACGTTATCACATTGAAGATAGGGTGATGCTGCATAAGAATAAGACGATTGTCTTTCGATAGGGTGGCGATGTGACATGCCTTTGCCACCCTCGTCTTCGCTACTTGCTAGCCCGTAACCGGCCGTCGTGTAATGCGGTGCCTCTAGGTAGAGTATCTTCGTTGTAAAGTGTTTTTACCTAAGGGTATGTCAACATAGGTGGCTATTCGTTACAAGATTCTTCAATCAGGTAAACGACGGTGACAGAAGGCGCTACACTCACTTTGTACAAATCCTCTTTTTGAAAGTGCTTTTGAAGGTGCATAGCTATTTAGGAGCGTATCTTGAAAGGGAATCTTGAGAACGTAGCTATCTGATTTGTTCAAACCAATCAAGGATGAGGAATTTATAAACATACGAGGAACCTCTTTATCATGACTGACCCTGTACTTTCTCAGCTTGTTACTGTTGAATCGGATTTAGCCGAACAAATCGAGCATTTGGAAGCTCAGCTTTCTCAGCTGCAGATCAAACGTCAGGAGCTACTGTCCGTCATTGATATGTTCAAAGATGATGAAATTAATGGCGATCGCGCAGCGTCTGGCTCTACTCGGGCAAAAGCATCCAATAAAGACAAGGCGTCTGCTAAGTCGGAAGGAAGATCTTCTGTAGCGTCTAAGTCAGACCGACAGCCAAAGCAGACAAGTCGCTCTACGAAAAGAAAGAAAGACGGTAGAGCTGCTGCCTGGCAAAAGTATGTCCAGTCTGAGTATAGGAGCCTAGCGCTACCTGAGGCGGTTAGTACCGTTCTAAGATCTGAGCCTAGTAAGATCTTCAAGATCGCTGATGTAATGTCTTCTATCTTCAAAGAGAGCATGCCAAAGACGTCTTATCTCAAGGCGCGAAATCGTATCTCTAACATTTTGTCTGCAGGTGCTAGAGATGGCACCTGGTATAGAGGGCGTAATGGACGCTATTCCCAGTCGGAGAGTGTTACAAAAGCTTAGTCTAGCTAGATTTTAGTTTGGCTAGATTAAAGACAGTAAGCCTTGGCTGTAAGTCATCGGGGCTATAGCAAATCAAAGCTCTAGATAAATATCAGGAGTAATATTTATTACTGTAGATATCTAACCTGGTGTCACATGGCTGGTGTCACATGGCTATGGTGGGTTAATAATGCTAGTTGAAGTGCCTATGATCTGCTTCGGACTAATTTATGCTTCTAGATAATCCTTTGCTAGTCGCAATTCTACTCAATACGAGCCTGATTGTAATTGCCTTTCTCCTCCCGAAGAAGTTGCTAACGCCTGCGGGGTATGGCAATGCTTGGCTTTTAGGCATAGTCGTCTGGCTGTCATTTGGTTGGCAGGGCTATGTGACGATTTTGTTCTACTTCTTTATCGGCTCGGCCGTTACTAAGGTGGGCGTAGCTGAAAAAGAAGCTTTGGGCATCGCTGAGGCGAGAGGAGGGGTTCGTGGACCTGGGAACGTTTGGGGCTCGGCTTTGAGCGCAGCTGTCTGTGGCCTAATCGCGATCGCGCTGCAAGTGTTAGGTGCGCAAACGCTAGCGCCATTTGATCTAGGTACGGCTGGTACTGCTTATCCTCTCTGGCAGTCGCTGTTGGCGCTAGGATTTGTAGCCTCACTTAGCACTAAGCTCTCAGATACAGCTGCAACTGA
It includes:
- a CDS encoding RNA-binding protein — its product is MSIYVGNLSFDATRDDINEVFVEYGSVKSVKVPTDRETGRVRGFAFVEMSSDAEEEAAIAALDGAEWMGRTLKVNKARPRT
- a CDS encoding triacylglycerol lipase — encoded protein: MSNSSKLPIVLVHGIWNRAEIFTTLKTYLEANDHVVYALTMTPNNGDALLESLARQLATFIDSRLAPQQQFNLLGFSMGGLVSRYYVQRLGGLSRVEKFVTVSTPHRGTFLALGSDRPGIRQMCPNSDFIKALNQDADCLKVLQFFSFWTPFDLLILPPWSSLIGSGQTRRLLIPSHNRMIRDQQALFVIAQALA
- a CDS encoding DUF3493 domain-containing protein; the protein is MASKNKTSRQKGSANKNQKTNSPNSLKANSRTKDIPRKTPPKGMSQARYDKLVAESQAPYKGLRKFMYAAFGASGAVGGFVFFTKILAGRDLAASLPNLALQLGVVALMVFLFRWEDRNQEDG
- the purU gene encoding formyltetrahydrofolate deformylase; amino-acid sequence: MSSPRRYILTLSCPDRVGIVAAVSTLISNNNGWINQAHHHSDQLEQRFFTRQEILADSLSFPIEELRSRFEPIAAQFKMDWKIRDSTRKTRVVVLVSKSGHCLYDLLSRWKSQELEIEIACVISNHEVFRGLVEWHGIPYYYVPVTPQKKTAAYSQMMSYFEAVDGDVMVLARYMQILPPEMCDRYSGKIINIHHSFLPSFVGAKPYHQAYARGVKLIGATCHYVTEDLDCGPIIDQDVLRIDHSDAPRDLVRYGKDIEKTVLARGLRYHIEDRVMLHKNKTIVFR
- a CDS encoding TIGR00297 family protein, translating into MLLDNPLLVAILLNTSLIVIAFLLPKKLLTPAGYGNAWLLGIVVWLSFGWQGYVTILFYFFIGSAVTKVGVAEKEALGIAEARGGVRGPGNVWGSALSAAVCGLIAIALQVLGAQTLAPFDLGTAGTAYPLWQSLLALGFVASLSTKLSDTAATEIGKAYGKRTFLITTLSPVPKGTEGAVSLEGTLAGVVGSLALAVVAYGTGLLEPSLFGPFGILICVAAAFVATTAESLIGATIEEKLSWLTHDLVNIINTTIGAIVAIAIGWLST
- the queC gene encoding 7-cyano-7-deazaguanine synthase QueC; the encoded protein is MKPSPKAVVLLSGGLDSATCAAQAIADGYDVIALSFNYGQRHDRELLAARELVSALDITEHQIIDINLAQWGGSSLTDRTMVIPTEGKDLDAKVIPSTYVPGRNTVFIAIALSLAEASGAIAIYLGINAVDYSGYPDCRPDYLAAFQTLASLSSKAGLENRAPKLVAPLISDSKVDIVHRALNLGVPIEKTWSCYSGEDLPCGRCDSCRIRNDALVKAGRRDLATFSEVTRPSPPDRTCHNDR
- a CDS encoding VOC family protein, which gives rise to MSTIFHLSFPIADIPQTKHFYVEGLGCEVGREGKGSLILNLGGHQLVAHVVKEPTTAQTGIYPRHFGLTFETEQEWEAALTRAKEKKLTFYQQPKHRFKGDRIEHRTFFLEDPFHNLLEFKYYVYPSAVFGEHQYSKVGDKTE